In Haloarcula limicola, the genomic stretch CGGACTACCCGCCCGGTCGGCTACCTGCTCGCCGCGCCGGTCAGGGCCGCGTCGTGGTCGGTACTGCTGGCCGGGGTGCTGACGTTCGGCTGGACGAGCGTGCTGTTCGCGGCCGGGAGCGGGATGACGTAGAACGCAGTCCGACCGATGCGCTACTCCCCGAACCGCTCGGTGACGGCCTCGCGGTCTATCTTGTCCGGACCGCTGGTCGGCATCGACTCGACGAACGCGAGATGTTGTGGGTGTTTGAACCGGGCGAGTCGGCCGTCGAGGAACGCCCGGAGGTCGTCGAGCGAGAGCGACTCCGCGCCGGGAGCGAGTTCGACGACGGCCTTTCCGACCTGTCCCCACCGCTCGTCGGGGACCGGAACGACCACGACCTCCGAGACGGCGTCGTGGCCGGCGATGGCGTCCTCGACTTCCGCGGGGTAGACGTTCTCCCCGCCGCTGACGAACATGTGCTTCTTGCGGCCCTCGATGTGGAAGTAGCCGTCCTCGTCCACGCGCGCGAGGTCGCCGGTGGCGACCCACCCGCCGCCGAAGGTGGCCTCGGTCTCCTCGGGGTTGTCGAGGTAGCCGGCGGCGGCGTGGGGCGAGCGGAGTTCGAGTTCGCCGACCGCGCCCTGTTGGACTTCCTCTCCTCCCTCCACGACTCGCGCATCGACGTGCATCGCCGGGACGCCGACGGCGTCGGCTCGCTCGCGGGGCCACCCCTCCGGCATGGCGAAGTTGTTCGGGCCGCACTCGGTGAGGCCGTACCCCTGTGAGAGCTCCACGTCGCGGTCCCACCACGCCTCCATCACGGACTGGCGACAGGGGCCGCCGCCGGACTTGGCGAAGCGAAGCGTCGAGAGGTCCGTGGTCTCCCACTCGTCGTGGTCGGTCATCATCCGCAACACGGCGGGGACTGCGACCAGGACCGACCCGCCTTCGTCCTCGATGACGCGCAGGAGGTCGCCGGGGTCGAACTCGCGGGCGACGACGACGGTCCCGCCCATGTGCCAGAGCGGGACCGTGAGGACGTTCCAGCCGCCGGTGTGGAACATCGGGAACACCATCGGCGTCACGTCGTCGTCGCGCAGCCCCCACGCCGTGATGGTGTTCACGGAGTTCCAGACGATCCCGTGATGGGTGACGACCGTCTCCTTCGGCGTCCCCGTCGACCCGCCGGTGTGCAGCAGGAGATGCGGGTCCTCGGGCGAGAGCGCCGCCGTCTCGACGGGCGAGGCGTCCTCGGGGAGCGCGTCGGCGTAGGTCGATATTTCTCCCCTCTCTTCGCTCGAACCAGCCGCCTCGACGGCCAGCAGCGTCGTATCGAGGTCGTCCGTCTCGTCCAGCGCTTCCCGCACGTCGGCGAGGAAGGGCGTCTCGACCACGAGCAAGC encodes the following:
- a CDS encoding AMP-binding protein codes for the protein MSEFAAGPQAWVGAWSEKRASLTPDREGLVDATTGDRFTYAELDRRANRTARLLREHGVADGGRVAVVSRNRPAVVDCFFATGKTGGVLAPLSHRLAPPELSELLERVDPGLLVVETPFLADVREALDETDDLDTTLLAVEAAGSSEERGEISTYADALPEDASPVETAALSPEDPHLLLHTGGSTGTPKETVVTHHGIVWNSVNTITAWGLRDDDVTPMVFPMFHTGGWNVLTVPLWHMGGTVVVAREFDPGDLLRVIEDEGGSVLVAVPAVLRMMTDHDEWETTDLSTLRFAKSGGGPCRQSVMEAWWDRDVELSQGYGLTECGPNNFAMPEGWPRERADAVGVPAMHVDARVVEGGEEVQQGAVGELELRSPHAAAGYLDNPEETEATFGGGWVATGDLARVDEDGYFHIEGRKKHMFVSGGENVYPAEVEDAIAGHDAVSEVVVVPVPDERWGQVGKAVVELAPGAESLSLDDLRAFLDGRLARFKHPQHLAFVESMPTSGPDKIDREAVTERFGE